Within Candidatus Dojkabacteria bacterium, the genomic segment CTTTTAAAAATGTGACTATGTGCTTGAGTTACATTCTGTATAGCGAGTTGGCCGCAATAGCAATTGCTACGGCATCGGCAGCATCATCCGGCTTCGGCACTTCTGCTAGCCCACAAAGAAGCCTTACACTCTCTTGAACCTGCTTCTTGTCTGCCTTGCCGTAACCTGCAATCGAGCTTTTGACCTGCGACGGTGTAACCGGTTGAACAGTTAAGTTCGCCTGGTGAGCTGCCAGCATTATCACTCCCCTAGCCTCGCTCACTGCCATAGCCGTCTTGACGTTGGTCTGAAAAAGCAGGGTCTCTATCCCAACTAGATCAGGATTAAATTCACCAAAGATCTGGTTAATGTCTGTGAAAATTTCATTAAGCCTTTCGGGCAGAGTTAATTTCGAGTCGGTCCGGATAACACCACATTCTATAAGTGTGATCCCATTATAATCCGAAGATGTAGTGCCGTCGATTTCGACTACCCCCCACCCTACTATCGCATAACCTGGGTCAATTCCTAAAACTTTCATGAGAATATCATTAAATTTACCTGAACCAGAGCTATTTCAGGACCTAAAGCTTGCTATCTACATCGGTCCAGATGCTCTGGACATCCTCTATCTCTTCGAGAGCCTCGATAAAGTTCTCAGTTTTCTCGATATCATCATCGGTTGCATCCTTCTCATTGTTTGCAACCCAGACTAGCTCAGCCTCCTCAATAATAAACTGCAGCTCCGAGATCGCATCTCGCACCTTAGCCAACTCTTTCGGGTCGGTATAAACAATAAGGTAGCTCTCCTCACCCTCTTTAATATCTGAGACTCCGGCGATATCCATGAGTGATAATTCCACTTCATCTTTATTTAATGAAATTTCGGCAGCATCCTCACCAAATTTTTCTGACTTCTCTAGCCGTGCAGCTTTGACGATCACCATACCTTTCTGGGTAAAATTCCAAGAAACAGACCCAGACTCGCCAAGGTTGCCACCATAGTCAGAGAATAGCTTTCGCAAGTCAGCCACCGTACGGTTTTTGTTGTCGGTCAATGTCTTTACAATGTATGAGACCTTTGCAGGACCATATCCTTCATACACGATTTCATCTACCTGAAATGCTTCCTTCCCAGTACCTGAGCCACGCTCGATCGCTCGCTTCACATTCTCGGCTGGCATGCTTATTGCACGCGCCTTATCGACGAGGAGCCTCAAGCTGAAATTGACATCGAGGTCAGGGCCGCCATCTCGAGCGGCTACAGCTATCTGCTGCGCTGTCTTTGAGAATGCTTTCCCCTTCTTTGCGTCGGTGATTGCCTTCTTATGTTTAATTTTTGCCCACTTTGAATGACCAGACATTGGATTTATGCACTAAATATTTGCTCTGGGCTATTTTACCACAGTTGCGGGCTTCTCCATCGACGAACGATTCCCCTTCTCGCTATACTTCTGATTCGCCCACCTTATGATCTTATCCTCGATTATCAGCCGGTCAGTTCCATACCGCTCGCGGGACATCGCGCGAATAGTCTCCGCCTGGTCAAAGCGCTGCAGACGATCTTTATAATTCAATGACTTGGCACTAAACGGCTTCGAGGTCATCCCGTCGATGCTCAGCTTCAGATACATCGAGTGAGCCTCGAGCGAGACCAGATCTTCAGCCGTGAATATCGGCGCAAACTCATGCGCCAAGATAGCAGCATCGCTCTGACTTACCACAAATGATGAGAGAGTCCCAACGTTACCGAAAATAGCATGGCGCACAGTCAATGGAATCTGCTCGATATACTGGTTGGTCATTACAAGGTTGAGGCGGAACTTCCTAGCCTCTGAGAGGATCTTGGCAAATGAATCTGTAGCGAAATTCTGGAACTCGTCTACAAATAGGAAGAAGTCTCGTCGCTCATCTTCCGGGATGTCGACACGACTCATCGCGGTCGATTGAAGCCTCGAGATAACCATCCCGCCTAGCAGCGCAGCGCTCTCCTCACCGATCTTGCCCTGTGCGAGATTGATCAACAGAATCTTACCTTCATCCATAATTTGCCGTAGATCTATTGTCGATTTCACCTGGCCGACGATGTTGCGGATGACTGCAGATGAGATGAAGCGACCCACTTTATTTTGGATAGGTGCGACAGCCTCAGTGATTAGCCGTGAATTTTGCGCCATCTGTGCATACTCCTCTTCCCAGAACTTGAGGAGGATCGGATCTTTCACCTGCTTCAAGATAAACTTGCGGTAATTATTGTCGATCAAGATTCGTTGCACACCAAGGATGCTCTGCCCTTGCGCCTCAAGCACAGTTGCAACAGAGTTTTGCAAAATATATTGCAATCTTGGTCCCCAAGATGTGCCGAACTGCTTCTTAAATACCTCCACTACGCCATCAGCTACCAGATCTCGCTGGCTTGGGTCGTCTAATTCGAGTAGGTTGAAGCCGATCGGATGGTCAATGTCAGAGGGATCGAAATAGACCACATCGTTCATGCGGTTTGGCGGGATATAGTTGAGGAGATCCTCGATATCTTGGCCGTGTGGGTCTATGAAGCAAGCACCATCGCCGTGCAGGATATCTGAGATAAACATATTTTTGAATGTTGAAGATTTGCCCACGCCTGTCTTACCCAGCAGGTACATATGCTTGCGGCGGTCGGCTCTCTTGATCCCGAACTCTACGCGCTCGCCTCTATAGTCGGTCTCTGCGAATATGCTGACGTCGTCGTTGAATGTTGGGAGGTTCATTGGTGGCTCGGCCTTGCGAGCGCGGCTCCAGTTGATATTTGGTGTCTCAACTGAGTTGTTTGGGAGGTGGAATACTGAGGCCAGCTCTTCGATATTGACGATGTCGAACGGCTCGGCTGGCATGTGTCGCTTGAGGTAATCGTTGTAGATCTCTTCGCCGGTCTTCTCCGGAGTTGCATGGGTGAAACTGTTTAGGTGGGCGGTTGTGAACTGCTTGAAGCTGGCCACCACATCTCGAAGTAGCTGCTCGGATAGGAAATTATCGGTAGACTTAGCGACGATCCTGATCTTGATCTCGAAGCCTGGCTTCAGCATCTTCTCTTCGATCTGTCTCAATTCTTCATCTTGGCCAGGAGCAAGCTTTACAACCTCTTTTGCAGGCGATTTGCCATCAGCCGAAGTGCGCCCCAAAGTTGAAAATGCCCTACCCATATCCTTGAAGAACTGCTCAAGCAGCGTCGGACCGCCAGCAGGGTCTTTCCCCTCTTTGATCGCACTTATATATGTCTTTGATTCAGCCTGCCAATAATCCGAGACTGGTCTAGCAATCAGCTGTACCCACACCTCTTCCCCCTCTTTTAGCTCTGACATAGCGCTGGTGATTGAAGCCAGTGGATCTACCTCAAAG encodes:
- a CDS encoding type IV secretion system DNA-binding domain-containing protein, translated to MTLFWAILFVFAVGFSIFALLYGRSRPSEEIEVFEEIRNPVMMQVLVPRENDKTPLAAEQMFASIHGIVRDSKKSLDMIAFEMVSTYNDGLKFYIVCPQHLTKFIEGQIYAQYPNANIAYVQDYTQKPLPATLSSGQPYQAFVTTGEVELTKDFIFPIKTFRSFEVDPLASITSAMSELKEGEEVWVQLIARPVSDYWQAESKTYISAIKEGKDPAGGPTLLEQFFKDMGRAFSTLGRTSADGKSPAKEVVKLAPGQDEELRQIEEKMLKPGFEIKIRIVAKSTDNFLSEQLLRDVVASFKQFTTAHLNSFTHATPEKTGEEIYNDYLKRHMPAEPFDIVNIEELASVFHLPNNSVETPNINWSRARKAEPPMNLPTFNDDVSIFAETDYRGERVEFGIKRADRRKHMYLLGKTGVGKSSTFKNMFISDILHGDGACFIDPHGQDIEDLLNYIPPNRMNDVVYFDPSDIDHPIGFNLLELDDPSQRDLVADGVVEVFKKQFGTSWGPRLQYILQNSVATVLEAQGQSILGVQRILIDNNYRKFILKQVKDPILLKFWEEEYAQMAQNSRLITEAVAPIQNKVGRFISSAVIRNIVGQVKSTIDLRQIMDEGKILLINLAQGKIGEESAALLGGMVISRLQSTAMSRVDIPEDERRDFFLFVDEFQNFATDSFAKILSEARKFRLNLVMTNQYIEQIPLTVRHAIFGNVGTLSSFVVSQSDAAILAHEFAPIFTAEDLVSLEAHSMYLKLSIDGMTSKPFSAKSLNYKDRLQRFDQAETIRAMSRERYGTDRLIIEDKIIRWANQKYSEKGNRSSMEKPATVVK
- a CDS encoding YebC/PmpR family DNA-binding transcriptional regulator encodes the protein MSGHSKWAKIKHKKAITDAKKGKAFSKTAQQIAVAARDGGPDLDVNFSLRLLVDKARAISMPAENVKRAIERGSGTGKEAFQVDEIVYEGYGPAKVSYIVKTLTDNKNRTVADLRKLFSDYGGNLGESGSVSWNFTQKGMVIVKAARLEKSEKFGEDAAEISLNKDEVELSLMDIAGVSDIKEGEESYLIVYTDPKELAKVRDAISELQFIIEEAELVWVANNEKDATDDDIEKTENFIEALEEIEDVQSIWTDVDSKL
- the ruvC gene encoding crossover junction endodeoxyribonuclease RuvC; translated protein: MKVLGIDPGYAIVGWGVVEIDGTTSSDYNGITLIECGVIRTDSKLTLPERLNEIFTDINQIFGEFNPDLVGIETLLFQTNVKTAMAVSEARGVIMLAAHQANLTVQPVTPSQVKSSIAGYGKADKKQVQESVRLLCGLAEVPKPDDAADAVAIAIAANSLYRM